A genomic region of Trifolium pratense cultivar HEN17-A07 linkage group LG3, ARS_RC_1.1, whole genome shotgun sequence contains the following coding sequences:
- the LOC123915864 gene encoding uncharacterized protein LOC123915864, translated as MGSLEEDELVQMVQDFIESDHSSNSPTTFITSSNHHPLHNKTQYFILQDILRSDTSSSEAKIMKYVLKHMSGKNGYEKTTILSRWLVKRMRKDGLNASLYQTSWSTSLGCPAGEYEYIEVIIEDEKNINDPMRLIVDIDFKSQFELARPTEYYKELTNSLPLIFVGRENKLSKIISLLCSAAKQSLREKGLHVPPWRTNAYMQSKWLSKCHKELNIIGNSNKVVSIMKPKKRDLGGGESELSSQLSNMSINCC; from the exons ATGGGAAGTTTAGAAGAAGATGAGTTGGTACAAATGGTACAAGACTTTATAGAATCTGATCATTCATCAAATTCACCTACAACTTTCATCACTTCCTCTAATCATCACCCTTTACACAATAAaactcaatattttattttgcag GATATTTTAAGGAGTGATACATCATCATCAGAAGCTAAGATTATGAAGTATGTTTTAAAACATATGAGTGGTAAAAATGGTTATGAGAAAACAACAATTCTTAGTAGATGGCTTGTTAAGAGAATGAGAAAGGATGGTCTTAATGCTTCTCTCTATCAAACATCTTGGTCTACCTCCTTAGGATGTCCTGCTG GTGAATATGAATATATTGAAGTCATAATTGAAGAtgagaaaaatattaatgatccTATGAGGCTTATAGTAGACATAGACTTCAAGTCTCAATTTGAACTTGCAAGACCAACAGAATACTACAAAGAATTAACAAACTCACTACCATTAATATTTGTTggaagagaaaacaaattaagcaAGATAATCTCTTTGCTATGTTCAGCTGCCAAACAGTCCCTAAGAGAAAAGGGTCTACATGTACCACCATGGAGGACCAATGCATACATGCAATCAAAATGGCTCTCTAAGTGTCATAAAGAGCTTAATATTATTGGTaatagtaacaaggtagtttcTATAATGAAGCCAAAGAAAAGAGATTTGGGTGGTGGTGAATCTGAATTGTCTAGTCAATTATCAAACATGAGCATAAATTGTTGCTAG